AAGCGGCTAAAGGGGCTACTGGTGATGCTGCTATTGGTGGTGCTACTAAAGATGGTCAAGATCCTGCACCTGCAGAGGTTGCAAGTGTCAACTCCCTTGTTAAAGGAATTAAAGATATAGTTGGTGTGGTTCTAAAAAAGGGTGAAGGAGATGCAAGCGCTACTAAGACTGGTAACACAGAGCAAAAATCAATTGGTAAGTTGCTTGGTAAAAAGGATGATGGGACAGAAGCACATGCTGCTGCTGCTAGTGCATCAATAGGAGCAGTAACTGGTGCTGATATTTTACAAGCTATTGCTAAGTCTGATGCAGTTTCTGATGATCCTAAAATTGAAAACGCGAAAAATGCTGCTGACATTGCTGCTGCTAAGGCTGATGCTAATGGTAAAGATTTTGGAGATGGGCAGAAAGATGCAGTTATTGCTGCTGGTATTGCTTTAAGAGCCATGGCTAAGGATGGTAAGTTTGCTTCTAAGCAAAATGAAGATAAATCCGCTCATGCAGTGAATGGAGCAGCTGCTAGTGCTGTTGGTAAGACTTTAAGTACTCTAATAATAGCAATAAGAAATACTGTTGATAGTGGATTGCAAACAATAAATGCAGTTCTTGCTACGGTTACACAAGAAGATAAGTCTGCAGAAGCTACTACACCTGCAGACGCAACAGCTAGTGGACAGTAACAATAAATAATGATTAATAACAAATACATAACTAAATAAAGTCATTTGAGGAAAACTCTTCTCTTCATAAGAATTGTTTTCCTTTTATTTATATTATATTAATGACTTTATTTTTACTTCTTAGCTGTGGCAGTGGGAGTGCTAAGGTGGAAGATCCTAAAACCTTATTCTTAACTTCTATTGCTAATTTAGGTAAAGGCTTCTTAGATGTTTTTACTTCACTTTCTGATATGGTTGCT
The Borrelia turicatae 91E135 DNA segment above includes these coding regions:
- a CDS encoding variable large family protein, giving the protein MYCFYLVLLLNNNFYFLFLLLSCGSGSAKVEDPKTTFLNSIANLGKGFLDVFTSFSDMVAGAFGIKADTKKSDIGQYFTDIEKTMTSVKKKLRDEVVTNGNYSKLKSVVDTFITNTLDKIAEGAKEAAKGATGDAAIGGATKDGQDPAPAEVASVNSLVKGIKDIVGVVLKKGEGDASATKTGNTEQKSIGKLLGKKDDGTEAHAAAASASIGAVTGADILQAIAKSDAVSDDPKIENAKNAADIAAAKADANGKDFGDGQKDAVIAAGIALRAMAKDGKFASKQNEDKSAHAVNGAAASAVGKTLSTLIIAIRNTVDSGLQTINAVLATVTQEDKSAEATTPADATASGQ